One Bombus pyrosoma isolate SC7728 linkage group LG11, ASM1482585v1, whole genome shotgun sequence DNA segment encodes these proteins:
- the LOC122572431 gene encoding sorting nexin-25 isoform X1 — MIWTGILYIPAVIALFYWNNLLWCYFFGLLTISCFFLGCLIVIFINIALSLKHHTTATTSKTIAEMDAFHNLLMKGYVAKTENTKKHVRYPLVFTRMVDGALQNLLDLIFQDFVGLWLNELAFNSEQIIDNMKQDIWGAIQTLHDRLSKVDHTKLVVCSIVNKITFHFEKIRLAQTASTQGEDPVFILSTHLMSPTAELDYLKKVSELYILFLLPPCYSLAPMKYLLREILTCKILKPAIDLITNPDYINQKILSYIDQQQLAEAMHRKTYEYAESFEDFIRMIKSSKDLEVLKHIRYNIVTEIMQATTIQNIKRAQGLDPDTNAFGKSDAIQARKLTRYISQLTYAKNTCECHMQSLGWNGYPVQASDVTDAAMVTEERILPLQYILDNVIGRRYLSQFLEQVASQDLIGYWAAVQELRNADKSNWHQLGAEIFYTYITSPTAEIKVDRAIRKKMESFLLGDIGPNVFYEVQDNVVKILEEKYYPSFMVSDQYKNMQEALLNERVDDLVEDRHMGNGTLSENISLFVGEHSNYARSKLDQLQEKLNNKMQALQALKSSLKPESKVLNFLAKEVEWLQSEKKQLEAHLTHTEMWAEHLGHWRAEVQSAEVPDNGESPQFVLVVHMTEGEDNTESIYSGWVVLRKLQDFQDLHRKLRQLCSNVKNLDLPSQPLKFFGKSDKNTLDKAKMQIQKYLNFVLEDEKLNQSEALYTFLSPSSEHLKYAPPSPKKSRFSLSTLFKTSNNNSELRDKEEEEDYSLLLDDTDSGRSATDGIFNVNKDAIAEPLYTLLGEIFDLRGVFRWLRRSLITFVQITYGRTINRQIRDTIAWVFSEPMLHYYIQLFTKSWWPNGHLVFEANFRTDEEKLKTRGEARRQFLNNIPDVLTNLVGAQSAQRGAIKIFDSLQNVNLNKQLFYDIFEVLMYEVFPEFKRKQ, encoded by the exons AAGGGGTACGTAGctaaaactgaaaatactaAGAAACATGTCAGATATCCATTGGTTTTTACTCGTATGGTGGATGGAGCTTTGCAGAATTTATTGGACTTAATTTTTCAAGACTTTGTTGGTCTTTGGCTAAACGAATTAGCTTTTAATTCTGAACAAATAATTGACAATATGAAGCAAGACATATGGGGTGCAATTCAAACTCTTCATGATCGTTTATCAAAAGTGGATCATACAAAACTAGTTGTTTGTagtatagtaaataaaataacattccattttgaaaaaattagacTTGCTCAAACAGCTTC aacaCAAGGTGAAGATccagtatttattttatctacacACTTAATGTCACCTACAGCTGAACTAGACTATTTGAAGAAGGTCAGTGAATTGTATATCTTATTCTTGTTGCCACCTTGTTATTCTCTTGctccaatgaaatatttattgagaGAAATTCTTACATGCAAAA TACTAAAACCAGCAATagatttaataacaaatcCAGACTATATCAAtcagaaaattttatcatatattgaTCAACAACAACTTGCAGAAGCAATGCATAGAAAAACTTATGAGTATGCTGAATCATTTGAGGACTTCATTCGTATGATTAAAAGCTCTAAAGATCTAGAGGTTTTAAAGCATATCagatataatattgttactGAAATTATGCAAGCTACaacaatacaaaatattaaaagagcGCAAGGTTTAGATCCAGATACTAATGCATTTGGAAAGTCTGATGCCATTCAAGCTCGAAAATTGACGAGGTACATCAGTCAACTAACATATGCTAAAAATACATGTGAATGTCACATGCAATCATTAGGATGGAATGGATATCCTGTTCAG gcTAGTGATGTTACTGACGCAGCAATGGTTacagaagaaagaattttgccattgcaatatattttagacAATGTGATAGGTAGACGATACCTTTCTCAATTTCTCGAACAAGTTGCCAGTCAGGATTTGATTGGGTATTGGGCAGCTGTACAAGAATTACGCAATGCAGATAAATCTAATTGGCATCAATTGGGAGCTGAAATCTTTTACACTTATATAACATCTCCAACTGCTGAAATAAAAGTTGACAGAGCTATTCGTAAGAAAATGGAAAGCTTTTTGTTAGGTGATATAGGACCAAATGTATTTTACGAAGTTCAAGATAATGTTGTTAAAATTTTGGAAGAAAAGTATTATCCTTCTTTTATGGTTAGtgatcaatataaaaatatgcaagaaGCATTACTTAATGAAAGAGTAGATG aCTTAGTGGAGGACCGACATATGGGAAATGGAACATTAtcagaaaatatatctttattcgTTGGAGAACATTCAAACTATGCTCGCAGTAAATTGGACcaattacaagaaaaattaaataataaaatgcaagCTTTACAAGCATTAAAATCTTCGTTAAAACCAGAAAGTAAGGTTCTAAATTTTTTGGCCAAAGAAGTTGAATGGTTACAAAGTGAGAAAAAGCAATTAGAAGCACATTTAACTCATACAGAAATGTGGGCAGAACATTTGGGTCATTGGAGAGCAGAAGTGCAAAGTGCAGAA GTACCGGATAATGGAGAATCTCCACAGTTTGTTTTAGTTGTCCATATGACAGAAGGTGAGGACAACACTGAAAGTATATATAGTGGTTGGGTCGTActaagaaaattacaagattttCAAGATCTTCACAGAAAACTTCGCCAATTGTGTTCTAATGtgaaaaatttagatttaCCTTCGCAACCTTTAAAGTTTTTTGGAAAGTCTGATAAAAATACTTTGGACAAAGCTAAAAtgcaaatacaaaaatatttaaat TTTGTTttagaagatgaaaaattgaatcagAGCGAGGCTTTATATACATTCCTAAGTCCAAGTTCAGAACATTTGAAATATGCTCCTCCTTCTCCTAAAAAATCTCGATTCTCTTTATCGACGTTATTTAAAAC ATCTAACAACAACAGTGAATTGCGTGataaggaagaggaagaagattaTTCATTGCTATTAGATGATACAGATAGTGGTCGATCAGCCAcggatggaatttttaatgttaataaagACGCAATAGCAGAACCTCTTTATACACTTTTAGGTGAAATTTTCGATCTACGAGGAGTATTTCGATGGCTTCGACGGTCATTAATTACCTTCGTTCAAATTACCTATGGCCGAACTATAAACAG gCAAATCAGAGATACTATTGCATGGGTGTTCTCAGAGCCAATGCTTCATTACTATATACAATTGTTTACGAAATCATGGTGGCCAAATGGTCATTTAGTTTTTGAAGCAAATTTTCGTACAGACGAAGAAAAACTAAAAACGAGAGGCGAAGCACGAAGACAGTTCTTAAATAACATTCCTGATGTCTTAACAAATTTAGTAGGAGCACAAAGTGCACAACGTggtgcaataaaaatatttgattctttacagaatgtgaatttaaataaacaattattttat GATATCTTTGAAGTTCTGATGTACGAAGTATTTCCggaatttaaacgaaaacaataa
- the LOC122572431 gene encoding sorting nexin-25 isoform X2: MIWTGILYIPAVIALFYWNNLLWCYFFGLLTISCFFLGCLIVIFINIALSLKHHTTATTSKTIAEMDAFHNLLMKGYVAKTENTKKHVRYPLVFTRMVDGALQNLLDLIFQDFVGLWLNELAFNSEQIIDNMKQDIWGAIQTLHDRLSKVDHTKLVVCSIVNKITFHFEKIRLAQTASTQGEDPVFILSTHLMSPTAELDYLKKVSELYILFLLPPCYSLAPMKYLLREILTCKKAMHRKTYEYAESFEDFIRMIKSSKDLEVLKHIRYNIVTEIMQATTIQNIKRAQGLDPDTNAFGKSDAIQARKLTRYISQLTYAKNTCECHMQSLGWNGYPVQASDVTDAAMVTEERILPLQYILDNVIGRRYLSQFLEQVASQDLIGYWAAVQELRNADKSNWHQLGAEIFYTYITSPTAEIKVDRAIRKKMESFLLGDIGPNVFYEVQDNVVKILEEKYYPSFMVSDQYKNMQEALLNERVDDLVEDRHMGNGTLSENISLFVGEHSNYARSKLDQLQEKLNNKMQALQALKSSLKPESKVLNFLAKEVEWLQSEKKQLEAHLTHTEMWAEHLGHWRAEVQSAEVPDNGESPQFVLVVHMTEGEDNTESIYSGWVVLRKLQDFQDLHRKLRQLCSNVKNLDLPSQPLKFFGKSDKNTLDKAKMQIQKYLNFVLEDEKLNQSEALYTFLSPSSEHLKYAPPSPKKSRFSLSTLFKTSNNNSELRDKEEEEDYSLLLDDTDSGRSATDGIFNVNKDAIAEPLYTLLGEIFDLRGVFRWLRRSLITFVQITYGRTINRQIRDTIAWVFSEPMLHYYIQLFTKSWWPNGHLVFEANFRTDEEKLKTRGEARRQFLNNIPDVLTNLVGAQSAQRGAIKIFDSLQNVNLNKQLFYDIFEVLMYEVFPEFKRKQ, translated from the exons AAGGGGTACGTAGctaaaactgaaaatactaAGAAACATGTCAGATATCCATTGGTTTTTACTCGTATGGTGGATGGAGCTTTGCAGAATTTATTGGACTTAATTTTTCAAGACTTTGTTGGTCTTTGGCTAAACGAATTAGCTTTTAATTCTGAACAAATAATTGACAATATGAAGCAAGACATATGGGGTGCAATTCAAACTCTTCATGATCGTTTATCAAAAGTGGATCATACAAAACTAGTTGTTTGTagtatagtaaataaaataacattccattttgaaaaaattagacTTGCTCAAACAGCTTC aacaCAAGGTGAAGATccagtatttattttatctacacACTTAATGTCACCTACAGCTGAACTAGACTATTTGAAGAAGGTCAGTGAATTGTATATCTTATTCTTGTTGCCACCTTGTTATTCTCTTGctccaatgaaatatttattgagaGAAATTCTTACATGCAAAA AAGCAATGCATAGAAAAACTTATGAGTATGCTGAATCATTTGAGGACTTCATTCGTATGATTAAAAGCTCTAAAGATCTAGAGGTTTTAAAGCATATCagatataatattgttactGAAATTATGCAAGCTACaacaatacaaaatattaaaagagcGCAAGGTTTAGATCCAGATACTAATGCATTTGGAAAGTCTGATGCCATTCAAGCTCGAAAATTGACGAGGTACATCAGTCAACTAACATATGCTAAAAATACATGTGAATGTCACATGCAATCATTAGGATGGAATGGATATCCTGTTCAG gcTAGTGATGTTACTGACGCAGCAATGGTTacagaagaaagaattttgccattgcaatatattttagacAATGTGATAGGTAGACGATACCTTTCTCAATTTCTCGAACAAGTTGCCAGTCAGGATTTGATTGGGTATTGGGCAGCTGTACAAGAATTACGCAATGCAGATAAATCTAATTGGCATCAATTGGGAGCTGAAATCTTTTACACTTATATAACATCTCCAACTGCTGAAATAAAAGTTGACAGAGCTATTCGTAAGAAAATGGAAAGCTTTTTGTTAGGTGATATAGGACCAAATGTATTTTACGAAGTTCAAGATAATGTTGTTAAAATTTTGGAAGAAAAGTATTATCCTTCTTTTATGGTTAGtgatcaatataaaaatatgcaagaaGCATTACTTAATGAAAGAGTAGATG aCTTAGTGGAGGACCGACATATGGGAAATGGAACATTAtcagaaaatatatctttattcgTTGGAGAACATTCAAACTATGCTCGCAGTAAATTGGACcaattacaagaaaaattaaataataaaatgcaagCTTTACAAGCATTAAAATCTTCGTTAAAACCAGAAAGTAAGGTTCTAAATTTTTTGGCCAAAGAAGTTGAATGGTTACAAAGTGAGAAAAAGCAATTAGAAGCACATTTAACTCATACAGAAATGTGGGCAGAACATTTGGGTCATTGGAGAGCAGAAGTGCAAAGTGCAGAA GTACCGGATAATGGAGAATCTCCACAGTTTGTTTTAGTTGTCCATATGACAGAAGGTGAGGACAACACTGAAAGTATATATAGTGGTTGGGTCGTActaagaaaattacaagattttCAAGATCTTCACAGAAAACTTCGCCAATTGTGTTCTAATGtgaaaaatttagatttaCCTTCGCAACCTTTAAAGTTTTTTGGAAAGTCTGATAAAAATACTTTGGACAAAGCTAAAAtgcaaatacaaaaatatttaaat TTTGTTttagaagatgaaaaattgaatcagAGCGAGGCTTTATATACATTCCTAAGTCCAAGTTCAGAACATTTGAAATATGCTCCTCCTTCTCCTAAAAAATCTCGATTCTCTTTATCGACGTTATTTAAAAC ATCTAACAACAACAGTGAATTGCGTGataaggaagaggaagaagattaTTCATTGCTATTAGATGATACAGATAGTGGTCGATCAGCCAcggatggaatttttaatgttaataaagACGCAATAGCAGAACCTCTTTATACACTTTTAGGTGAAATTTTCGATCTACGAGGAGTATTTCGATGGCTTCGACGGTCATTAATTACCTTCGTTCAAATTACCTATGGCCGAACTATAAACAG gCAAATCAGAGATACTATTGCATGGGTGTTCTCAGAGCCAATGCTTCATTACTATATACAATTGTTTACGAAATCATGGTGGCCAAATGGTCATTTAGTTTTTGAAGCAAATTTTCGTACAGACGAAGAAAAACTAAAAACGAGAGGCGAAGCACGAAGACAGTTCTTAAATAACATTCCTGATGTCTTAACAAATTTAGTAGGAGCACAAAGTGCACAACGTggtgcaataaaaatatttgattctttacagaatgtgaatttaaataaacaattattttat GATATCTTTGAAGTTCTGATGTACGAAGTATTTCCggaatttaaacgaaaacaataa